The DNA segment GATATGCCCCAGCCCGATCGATTTCATCAGATGCCCGACGACCCCGGTCTCCGCCGACAGCAGCACATTGAGCATGCCCACCAGCACGATCACCGAGATGAAGTGCGGCAGATAGACGGTCGTCTGCATGAGCTGCTTCATTTTTTTGCGCCGAATCTGGTTCAGAATCAACGCCAAAATGATGGGAGCCGGAAAACCGAGCACAATGCTCGCCAGGCTGATCAGAAAGGTGTTCCGCATCAGGTCGGTGAACAGATAGCTGTCGATGAATTGCCGAAAATACGCCAGTCCCCGCCACTCGCCCCCGGTCAGCCCCTTGCTGAAGTCATAATCGCGAAAAGCGAGCTGAATCCCGTACATCGGAATGTAATTGAAAATCAGAATGACGATGATCGCCGGGAGGATCATGATCCAAAGTTGATAGTCGCGCGTGACGGCTTGAACTAGCCCTTTGCGAGTCCGCATATGCTCCCCCCTTATTTTTTGCTCTGATATTCTTCGTAGTATTTTTGCATGATCTCTAGATTCTGGGTGATGCCGGCCTTCTGGGCCTCCTTCACGTACGCATCCCATTCTCCCTCAATGCCGCCCTTGGTCACCCACTTGGCGAAGCTGGACTCGGCCAGGTTCATAACGTTCGTGTTGTTCAGGCTCATCGTGTTGTTGTCCATCGTCGAGTATTTAATAAACAGGCCCGGAAAAACATCCTTATCCAGATCCACCTTCAGCGCTTCCTCCAGAGACTCGGATTGGCCGAGCACCTCCTGCATGTCTTTGCCGAGGGTCAGCTGCAGATCGTCCGGGATATAAAAAGCCCCATGATCCGCCATCGTAGACGTCCATTTCCAGGTGCCGGGGTCCATCTCCGGATTGGCCGGAGGCAGCACGCTATAAGTCCCGTCTCCATGGTCCTGAATATTCGGGCCGATCGAGCCGAACAACGCCTGTATGCCGACCTTCGGATCGTACAGCTCGTTGATAAAGCGCATCGCCGCTTCCTTATGCTTCGTCTTGGCGGACATCACGACGTGATTCGTGCCGTAGTTCAAGGAATAGTAGTCATAGCTCCACGACAGCTTCCCCGTGTAATCCGCGGTGACCTTCAGCGGAGGCAGAGTGACATACTGCGGGGCCAGCTGCTCCCCAAACCGGTCGGACGCCACCCAGCCCCAGGTGAAGCCAACCTTGGCCGTGTCCCCTTCCCCGCGGGCGATCGATTGATATTTTGTATAGTCGTGTGTAAAAACTTCAGGATTGATCAGTCCCGCCTTGTACAGCTTGTTGAGGAAGGCCACCATGGTCTTGTAGCGTTCGTCGATAAGGAAATTCTTGATCTGGCCATCCTCGACAAAATAGCCCTGACTGCTGCCCTCCGACAGCGTGATGCCCATACTGCCCAGAAGCACAGCCGGATTGAAGTACCCGCC comes from the Paenibacillus lentus genome and includes:
- a CDS encoding ABC transporter substrate-binding protein; translated protein: MRKKLSVLTSLVLITAMLLSGCGSGGNSESAGTTPGNASGEKVKLTAIMTKHPLTKPLAEMEWLQAVEDAAGVEIEWQEITTDYGQKKGTMLASGDIPDLFIGPNVITDADFAQFQGLFQDLSGMLDQAPNVQKMFSEKPETKLIATQPDGKIYGLPKYQRFWPSTGTRQFINQKWLDELGLQKPTTWDELYDVLVAFKEKDANGNGDAKDEIPMDWPGGIGGYFNPAVLLGSMGITLSEGSSQGYFVEDGQIKNFLIDERYKTMVAFLNKLYKAGLINPEVFTHDYTKYQSIARGEGDTAKVGFTWGWVASDRFGEQLAPQYVTLPPLKVTADYTGKLSWSYDYYSLNYGTNHVVMSAKTKHKEAAMRFINELYDPKVGIQALFGSIGPNIQDHGDGTYSVLPPANPEMDPGTWKWTSTMADHGAFYIPDDLQLTLGKDMQEVLGQSESLEEALKVDLDKDVFPGLFIKYSTMDNNTMSLNNTNVMNLAESSFAKWVTKGGIEGEWDAYVKEAQKAGITQNLEIMQKYYEEYQSKK
- a CDS encoding ABC transporter permease; amino-acid sequence: MRTRKGLVQAVTRDYQLWIMILPAIIVILIFNYIPMYGIQLAFRDYDFSKGLTGGEWRGLAYFRQFIDSYLFTDLMRNTFLISLASIVLGFPAPIILALILNQIRRKKMKQLMQTTVYLPHFISVIVLVGMLNVLLSAETGVVGHLMKSIGLGHINLLASTGTFIPVYVLSDIWQHCGWNSIIYLAALSTVDPQLYDAARIDGASRWQTIRFIDIPALVPTIIILFILSMGNILSTGFEKIFLMQNSLNLPVSEVIATYVYKIGIVSSQFSLASAIGLFNTVINFIFLFAMNTISKRVSETSLF